The region AACTTTATAGGCCTTACAAATATCAGTAACTCTTTTGATAAAGTCATTTGACACATTCCACTTCTTCAGGAAACATTTGCAGTCATCTACTTGAAGGTTTAAAAGCAGGTAAGCCCAGACTTGTTCAGATTCTGAGAAAAGAAAGGCTTCATCAGTAATTCGCACAAGAATCTGTTCCAAATCTCTTTGGCTGTTAGCTAGTCCTGGCAGGTAGTTAATCACTCCTGATTCAAGGAAGTTGGTTAGTCCCTTCCGCCAGAAATTGGCCATTAAAAGCTTATCAAGCTCAATAAAACTTCTTTCAATTGATATTTTCTCAAGAAGGGGTGCATGGGTCTTCATGGCTGAAAAAGTCTGCTCTTCAATGTCAAAATCAAGACTTGCCGTAAAACGCAGGGCCCTCATAATTCTTAGGGCATCCTCATTAAAACGCTCATCAGCTACACCGACTGCTCTGATTAACTTATTTTCAAGGTCCATAAGGCCTGAAAAACGGTCAATAATCACCCCGTCCTCAGCCAGGGCAAAGGCATTGATTGTAAAATCCCGCCTCAAAAGGTCCTCATCCAAATTACGGACAAAGGTCACCCCACTTGGACGCCTGTAGTCGACATAGACATCTTCTGTCCTAAAGGTCGTAATCTCATACTGGCCTTCTTCAGCCAAGACAAGAACGGTCCCATGCTCAATCCCAATATCGACCGTTTTTTCAAAAATCTGCTTAACTTCTTCTGGATAGGCACTAGTCGCTATGTCAACATCATGAATGGCTCTCTTAAGGAGGACATCACGCACACTTCCACCTACAAAATAGGCCTCATAGCCTGAAGATTTTAGCCTATCAATTATAGGTAAAGCCTGCTGAAATTCAACAGGCATATTTTCTAATCTCATAATAAATGTTCCAACCCATATACTAACTGATCTAATTCTGTTACTTTTTTAATCCCAAGCTTGACTCCACCCATAAATGACTGGCGGTCGTAAGAGTCATGGCGAATAGTCAAGCCCTCACCAGGGGCACCAAAAATTACCTCCTGATGGGCAATAAGACCTGGAAGTCGCACGCTGTGAATCCTAAAGCCTGAATATTCAGCCCCGCGGGCACCAGGCAAGCTTTCTTCTTCTCCAACTGCTCCCTGTTTTTTAAACTTACGATTTTCTTCAATCAATTCAGCTGTTTTAATGGCTGTACCACTTGGAGCATCCATTTTTTTATCATGGTGGAGTTCAATTATCTCAAGATCTGGGAAGTATTTTGAAGCCTTGGCAGCAAATTCCATCATTAGAATGGCCCCAACCGCAAAGTTAGGTGCAATTAAACCACCAACTTTTTTCTCAAGGGATAAATCCTTTAAGAATTTAATGTCTTCCTCAGAAAATCCAGTGGTTCCAACAACCGGTGAAAAACCTTGTTCAATGGCAAATTTTGTATTGTCAAAAACAACCTTTGGCGTTGTAAAATCAACCCAAACATCTGCGTCAAAGCCAATCAAATCTTCCTTCTTGGTAAAAACGGGCACACCATCTACATCACTTTCTTCCGCAAAGGGATCAACGAAGGCAGCCAGCTCAAGTTCTGGATCAGCCTTAACCATGTTAACAGCAGTTGATCCCATTTTTCCCTTGTAACCTGCGATAATTACTTTAATCATAAAAACTCCTTATTTTATAACTGGTGAAATAGCAAGAACAATAGCATTCTCTCCAAGGTGGGTACCGATTATGGCACCGACAGTTGCAATCGAAATATTTTCAAGCCCATCTTCTTCCAAGGTTTGGGCAACATCTTCTGCTAGTTTGCGAGCATTTGAATGAATGACAAAAACCTGATAATCGTCTTCTTGACTTGCTTCTTTTACGATTGAAATCAATTTCTTTAGGGCCTTCTTGCTGGAACGAACCTTATCATAGACGACGATTTGGCCCTCTCGGTTAAATTCAAGAATGGGCTTAATTGAAAGCAAGTTTCCAACAATAGCTGCTCCATTTGAAAGGCGACCACCCTTAACCAGGTGCTTTAGGTCATCAACAAGGATATAAGCCCTTGTCTTTTCGATGACATAATCTAGTTTTTGGCTAATCTCTTCAAAGCTATCTCCAGCTGCTATTGAATTTAGGGCGATTTCAACCATGTAACCTAATGGGGCACTGGTAATTAGGGTATCAAAAAATTTGACCACTAAATTTGGAAACTCATTTTGCAGGTAGAAGGAATTTTGATAAAAACCTGAAATACCCCTCGATAGGAAGAGTCCAATCACATGAGTATAATCTTCTTTTTCAAGATTAGCCAAAAGCTCCTCAAGTTCAGCTACGCTAGGCTGAGATGTTTTAGGCAACTCAGCTGTTTCAGACATTTTTTTATAAAAGTCTTCGTTAGATAAATTTTTTCCCTCAAAATATGTTTCACCATCGATAACAATTGGAATATCTAGGGTGAAAAGATTTTCTTTATTCTTATATTCATCTTCCAAAAAGGCCGATGAATCTGTGATTACTGCAATCTTCATATATCCTCTGTTTTTCTATAGGCCACAATTAACTTAAAATTGCAGGTTCACTCCAGGTTGATCGAGGGCTACCTCGCTTACCTCCATCGTAAGTCGTCTTACCATGTCCAAAAGGGGGTGGGCAATTTCTTGCATGTCTTCTTGTGATAGTTCACTTTGCTCAACAACTTTTTTATTTTTTAAAATATTGTTTTGCATAATGTAGCCACTTACAATAAAGCTTTCAAGAACCACAACGAATTCTACACTTGCATTTAAAACAGTATCAGCATCACTTTGATCTGGCACATCTTCTATCAGTTGAATCTGAATGTGAACTCGAGTTTCAGGAGTCCCATTTTCCTCCTCATAGGCAAAATTCCTTGCATTATAGTTAAAGGTCTGTACAAATTCCTTATCACGAATTATTTCCATTTCATTTTCTCCTAATATCACTAGCTTATAAGCTACAGTAGGCTATAAGCCTACCTAAGTTTTTAACTTTTTTGAATTTACCGTACTATTTTATCATAATCCTGATTTTATTTCAGCGAGCATCTTCTTTTCTTCATCAGATGGCTCGTAGTCTTCTAGTAAATCGGGTCGTCTTTCAAGGGTTTTCTTAAGACTTTCCTTAAGACGCCACTTGCGGATATTTTCATGGTGACCACTCATGAGAACCTGGGGCACTTTCATTCCGCGAAAATCTTCAGGTCGGGTATACTGGGGGTATTCCAGGAGACCACTTGAAAAACTATCGTCTTCATGGCTTGCCACCTTGCCCAAAACATCAGGAATCAGACGAACTGTGGCATCAATAATGACACTTGTCGCCATCTCCCCACCTGTAAGGACATAGTCACCAAGACTTACCTCATCAGTAACTAAAGTCTTGATTCTTTCGTCATAACCCTCATAATGGCCACAGATAAAGACTAGATGATCTTCTTCAGAAAGCTCCTCAGCAAACTTCTGGTCAAACTTCCGTCCTGCTGGATCAAGAAGGATTACCCGAGCATTTTTATGGGGAATTTTATCCATGGTGTCAAAGATGGGCTGGGGCATTAGAAGCATTCCCTGACCACCACCATAGGGATAATCATCAACATGCCTTTGAGTGTTTGTCGCCTGGTCGCGGAAGTTATGGAAGTTAATTTCAACCTTGCCTGACTTTTGAGCCCGACCCACGATTGAATGTTCAAGGTTTGAAAACATTTCAGGAAAAAGGGTTAAAATATCAATCTTCATCTTAATCATCTAATCCTTCTGGAATTTCAACCTCCACTCGGTTGTTTTTGACATCAACAGCTAAAACAACTGGTGGAATGTAGGGAATGAGTAGGTCCTTTTTCTTGGGACGCTTGATAACCCAGACATCATTTGCTCCAGGTGAAAGGATCTCAGAAACTGTTCCAATTAGTGTTTCACCCTCATAGACATTAAGGCCGATAATTTCATGGTAGTAAAATTCTCCCTCTTCAAGGTCAGATAAATCTTCTTCTGAAACCTTTAAGACGAAGCCTTTGTATTTTTCAACATCATTGATATGATAAAGTCCTTCAAATTTTACAATGTCAAAGTTCTTTTGCTTGCGGTGTGTTTTAACGGTAAGATTTTTGATAAAATTCCCTTTGTCATCAAAAAGTGCCAGCTCATTTCCCTTAGCAAAACGCTCCTCTGGGAAGTCTGTAACACTTAAAATCCTCACCTCTCCTTGTAAACCTTGCGTGTTTACAATTGTTCCAACCTTATAATAATTCATTTTTTCTCCAAGTCTTTTATTCAATAGATTTTAAAAATCATCTCAAATCTTCTATAGTAGTTTAACACAAAATTTAATTGCATGAGTAATGGCAGTACTTAGCTTAAAAAGAAAAACACCTGTAATTTACAGGTGCCCTTCTTACTGGTTAACCAGAAGTCGAATTTTTTTCCCACTCACGGGAACTGAATAAACAATTGTTCGGATTGCTTGGATAATCCTACCCTGCTTTCCGATAATTCGCCCCATGTCAGCTTCAGCAATATGTAGATGATATTCAAGAAATTCATCTGCATCCACTAATTCCAACCTGATTTCTTCTGGTTTAGAAAGAAGAGGTGTAACAATCCTCAAGACAAGATTTTGTATATCAGATTCCATACCCTTCCCCTTTTTTATTATTTAGCTTGTTTAGACTCGTGGAATTTTTTCATAACACCAGCTTTTGAAAGGATGTTACGAACTGTATCAGATGGTTGAGCACCATTTCCAAGCCATTCAAGAATGCGTTCTTCTTTAAGAGTCACATTGTTTTCTGTAAGAAGTGGGTTGTAAGTTCCAACTGTTTCGATGAAACGTCCGTCACGTGGTGAACGTGAATCTGCTACGTTAATACGGTAATAAGGTTTTTTCTTTGAACCCATACGAGTTAAACGGATTTTTACTGCCATTTTATATATTTCTCCTAATTAAATTATTTTACAAGGACTAGTATATCATATTTTAGGTACTTGTCAAGGACTGTCAAGAAAAAAACTTGACAGATATTTTTTTGGTCATTAATCTTA is a window of Streptococcaceae bacterium ESL0729 DNA encoding:
- a CDS encoding KH domain-containing protein, with amino-acid sequence MESDIQNLVLRIVTPLLSKPEEIRLELVDADEFLEYHLHIAEADMGRIIGKQGRIIQAIRTIVYSVPVSGKKIRLLVNQ
- a CDS encoding DegV family protein — protein: MKIAVITDSSAFLEDEYKNKENLFTLDIPIVIDGETYFEGKNLSNEDFYKKMSETAELPKTSQPSVAELEELLANLEKEDYTHVIGLFLSRGISGFYQNSFYLQNEFPNLVVKFFDTLITSAPLGYMVEIALNSIAAGDSFEEISQKLDYVIEKTRAYILVDDLKHLVKGGRLSNGAAIVGNLLSIKPILEFNREGQIVVYDKVRSSKKALKKLISIVKEASQEDDYQVFVIHSNARKLAEDVAQTLEEDGLENISIATVGAIIGTHLGENAIVLAISPVIK
- the rimM gene encoding ribosome maturation factor RimM (Essential for efficient processing of 16S rRNA) gives rise to the protein MNYYKVGTIVNTQGLQGEVRILSVTDFPEERFAKGNELALFDDKGNFIKNLTVKTHRKQKNFDIVKFEGLYHINDVEKYKGFVLKVSEEDLSDLEEGEFYYHEIIGLNVYEGETLIGTVSEILSPGANDVWVIKRPKKKDLLIPYIPPVVLAVDVKNNRVEVEIPEGLDD
- the trmD gene encoding tRNA (guanosine(37)-N1)-methyltransferase TrmD, producing MKIDILTLFPEMFSNLEHSIVGRAQKSGKVEINFHNFRDQATNTQRHVDDYPYGGGQGMLLMPQPIFDTMDKIPHKNARVILLDPAGRKFDQKFAEELSEEDHLVFICGHYEGYDERIKTLVTDEVSLGDYVLTGGEMATSVIIDATVRLIPDVLGKVASHEDDSFSSGLLEYPQYTRPEDFRGMKVPQVLMSGHHENIRKWRLKESLKKTLERRPDLLEDYEPSDEEKKMLAEIKSGL
- a CDS encoding DUF1149 family protein, encoding MEIIRDKEFVQTFNYNARNFAYEEENGTPETRVHIQIQLIEDVPDQSDADTVLNASVEFVVVLESFIVSGYIMQNNILKNKKVVEQSELSQEDMQEIAHPLLDMVRRLTMEVSEVALDQPGVNLQF
- the dapB gene encoding 4-hydroxy-tetrahydrodipicolinate reductase yields the protein MIKVIIAGYKGKMGSTAVNMVKADPELELAAFVDPFAEESDVDGVPVFTKKEDLIGFDADVWVDFTTPKVVFDNTKFAIEQGFSPVVGTTGFSEEDIKFLKDLSLEKKVGGLIAPNFAVGAILMMEFAAKASKYFPDLEIIELHHDKKMDAPSGTAIKTAELIEENRKFKKQGAVGEEESLPGARGAEYSGFRIHSVRLPGLIAHQEVIFGAPGEGLTIRHDSYDRQSFMGGVKLGIKKVTELDQLVYGLEHLL
- the rpsP gene encoding 30S ribosomal protein S16, with the protein product MAVKIRLTRMGSKKKPYYRINVADSRSPRDGRFIETVGTYNPLLTENNVTLKEERILEWLGNGAQPSDTVRNILSKAGVMKKFHESKQAK
- a CDS encoding CCA tRNA nucleotidyltransferase, giving the protein MRLENMPVEFQQALPIIDRLKSSGYEAYFVGGSVRDVLLKRAIHDVDIATSAYPEEVKQIFEKTVDIGIEHGTVLVLAEEGQYEITTFRTEDVYVDYRRPSGVTFVRNLDEDLLRRDFTINAFALAEDGVIIDRFSGLMDLENKLIRAVGVADERFNEDALRIMRALRFTASLDFDIEEQTFSAMKTHAPLLEKISIERSFIELDKLLMANFWRKGLTNFLESGVINYLPGLANSQRDLEQILVRITDEAFLFSESEQVWAYLLLNLQVDDCKCFLKKWNVSNDFIKRVTDICKAYKVGKLRPWTRRDLYQLGYDSLKLAEDLFLAEGEQVNQTLLNDLAEGLPIKSKAELDINGQILMKNFDRKPGVWIGQLISKIEELVVDGNLENKQAIILAYLKEEMKEDIYE